One window of the Paenibacillus beijingensis genome contains the following:
- a CDS encoding spore germination protein — protein sequence MRKQQFNKQRSLNPLSGGVSDNMTKQQSEESSKLPISTNLPDNLKRIEDTFIDCTDLTILPWSYGPELEQTAFSVYFDTLVQTKKVNYMKESLQDLVTHEIGPATTVTPEDVMHFFTKNGVSAHSARVIDDFGLAVQQILDGNLVIFFNQWNKALSYNALGLAQRAITEPITEPVVQGPHLSTIEDLSSNIGLIRSLLKSPRLKFEFLTAGEESQRTISFGYLDGAVNPETLIEFKRRISDIDKEEILETSYLEEWIGESAYSPFPQVRYTERPDTAVAALLDGKIIALVSGTPTILICPGLFFEFFSTSEDYYHRWFFSSLIRLLRVGAFFMALMLPSTYIALTTFHSELIPTVLLLAILDTREGIPFPALVEAFIMEFFFELLREAGIRLPRPIGSAVSIVGALVIGQAAIQAKIASPVMVIVVALTGIASFSLPQYSMAISIRILRFPLMVLAATFGGLGVMIGFLLSLLHLTCMRSLGQPYLAMMAPLEINQLRDVFILIPKKILLHSPRNRHKHKKTGERKTTS from the coding sequence ATGCGGAAACAGCAGTTCAATAAGCAGCGTTCGCTCAACCCGTTATCAGGGGGTGTTTCCGACAATATGACGAAACAGCAGTCCGAAGAATCAAGCAAACTGCCGATTTCGACAAATTTGCCGGACAATCTGAAGCGGATCGAGGATACGTTTATCGACTGTACAGATCTTACCATTCTTCCTTGGAGCTATGGCCCGGAGCTTGAACAAACGGCATTCTCTGTTTATTTTGATACACTGGTCCAAACCAAAAAAGTGAATTATATGAAAGAATCCCTGCAGGATCTGGTCACACATGAAATCGGGCCGGCAACGACAGTCACTCCCGAAGATGTGATGCACTTTTTTACAAAGAACGGGGTATCTGCCCACTCGGCAAGGGTTATAGATGATTTCGGTCTAGCCGTTCAGCAAATTTTGGACGGGAACCTTGTCATCTTCTTTAATCAGTGGAATAAAGCGCTTAGCTATAATGCGCTTGGTCTGGCGCAGCGGGCGATTACCGAACCGATCACGGAGCCAGTCGTACAGGGCCCTCACCTGAGTACGATTGAGGACCTCAGCAGTAACATCGGCTTAATTCGAAGCTTGCTGAAATCTCCTCGGCTTAAATTCGAATTTCTTACGGCAGGAGAGGAAAGCCAAAGGACCATCTCCTTCGGTTATCTGGACGGAGCCGTCAATCCGGAAACGTTAATCGAGTTCAAACGGCGGATATCGGACATCGACAAGGAAGAAATATTGGAAACGTCTTATTTGGAGGAATGGATCGGGGAGTCAGCCTATTCCCCCTTTCCGCAAGTTCGTTATACGGAACGGCCGGATACCGCTGTTGCCGCCCTGCTCGACGGAAAAATTATCGCTTTGGTGAGCGGCACGCCGACGATCTTGATTTGCCCGGGTCTTTTTTTTGAGTTTTTTTCAACAAGCGAAGATTATTACCACAGATGGTTTTTTTCATCGTTAATCCGTTTGCTCAGGGTCGGGGCGTTCTTCATGGCGCTGATGCTGCCAAGTACGTATATCGCGTTAACCACCTTCCACTCCGAGCTGATTCCGACCGTTCTGCTGCTGGCGATCCTCGATACACGGGAAGGGATTCCGTTTCCGGCCTTGGTGGAAGCGTTCATTATGGAATTTTTCTTTGAATTGCTTCGGGAAGCCGGGATTCGTTTGCCGCGGCCGATCGGCTCCGCCGTCAGCATCGTCGGAGCGCTCGTGATCGGGCAGGCTGCGATCCAAGCCAAAATCGCATCTCCCGTAATGGTCATTGTCGTTGCCTTAACCGGGATCGCCTCCTTTTCGCTACCTCAATACAGTATGGCCATCTCAATCCGTATTTTGCGGTTTCCTCTAATGGTTCTCGCGGCTACGTTCGGGGGGCTCGGGGTCATGATCGGTTTCCTGCTGTCACTACTGCATCTGACCTGCATGCGTTCGCTCGGCCAACCTTATTTGGCGATGATGGCACCTCTTGAAATCAATCAGCTGCGGGATGTGTTCATCTTGATACCCAAAAAAATCCTCCTTCACTCTCCGCGAAACCGGCATAAACATAAAAAGACAGGTGAAAGGAAGACGACATCATGA
- a CDS encoding alpha-amylase family glycosyl hydrolase, protein MFTLHGKHRFQMLSIVIASIVVLQLLAGMLPAPAQAASGVLVPEALTEQPGGSSKWVVAGDFQGWNPASEETRLKHLVGNYYMFSTVLTKGHHEFKLVKDGNWDLAISDGGNNFSIDLAEDTVVNFYVNEDLDDKARISISNVHGLKQYVPALSTGKWPRLVGDIQTVFDESAWSPETAKQFFVDYNFDNTVYKLQRTLPAGSYEAKVTFGPDWSENYGADGRDGANLAVMVPEATEATFSFDRSKLSVTLATKGFDGLIDSSSISFDSRSVTYKKPFGAIKQGREDLTLRIAAKQDDVQFAKVELSNSDSVSRTFPMHRVTTVKGQDYFEVTIPKTAFTKIGIWGYKFILVDGGTKIEYGDDSSRGAAGSVTGDGAVPYDLTVYDLNYKTPDWVKNAVIYQIFPDRFFDGNKHNNRAKTVDGVRGALSPEDATVKGGQKVQYFDDGVPSDPTPDQVWGDWETAPENPDRVLPENKPYYPDAKSDGAWTNEFYGGDIQGISKKLGYLKSLGITAIYLNPVSWAASNHKYDATDYEHLDPMFGEPVYTKPAHPESGLDYAKTRAKSDRIYQLFAKKAREQGLHLINDGVFNHVGDDSIYFDRYGKYPEIGAYEYWAKVYDKMAANRITQAEAEKAVRAEFTSKVNPLTGKNYKYPDDFEYITWFTVSPEKVKDRDGSNLHYKYDAWWGYDSLPAMDSKSPQTVPTDFFPADSKALPGEHEWNNIGLREQVIGHDLTGLSDADADKAMQKTNSQRWLWMGSSGWRLDVAPEVSAGTWKQFRKAVKSAAGRMDANGNPIEEPVLIGEEWGVATRYLLGDQFDSVMNYRFRGAVQDFIGSGNAERMNQALESIREDYPKEAWQAMMNLVDSHDTTRSVTKYDHPEWEEEHLKIAPAATDKALKQQALTAILQMGYPGAPTIYFGDEVGLEGTKDPDSRRAFPWDRIQESGDGSFSGAGRYQELFGTYQKAANLRGSADGEVFRTGELKVAFAKGDVIVYARKNDTKGGLVAINRGAGNAEIDAEVSGFLPDGLVLADRLGSGAQGTVTGGKIHLTVPAMSGMMMLSTTNIAAVPQVTGLQAAGGNGSVTLTWEAVAGADQYQVYRAAIEGGELQLIGSGVHGAAFTDTNVNNGTKYYYTVTAKIGLNESVPGDMASATPAFAIQAAEFVKQADDMTVGVGKITSKIQVSIRVPGLTDDTVYSGKPAPGLITRLIHYPSFLSPDQALETKLYYEADDAAVGSKIYSAAFEPKYAGAYRYEAQVSSDNGETFFKSQTVTVNVYADSDDTVPPAAPVLADINVESNLAHLRWELDNASPDTAGIEIYRNENGGDYALIATLGKEAKDYVDYTVSNDTAYTYKVTTFDMAYNRSDSAEKPVTPKLVMVDVTLRLHLPPYTPTTDDITIAGDFQGWNASSTKLHVPSGATDRSVVEYNFKIMAGKKIEYKYTRGSWSTEAFTSHARVENDTTDPGNWAYSSTDTNMKLTIANQGDNKQVVDDYVLRWLDMPMMVSLPRTSYGEDISYTTDESTMNLKAVVPFGVAFMINGKPIPEGAMDARGNVVLNNIPLAPGLNTFTLHIEPTAETLALPWYTDKGRADQATKTLTISVTRTS, encoded by the coding sequence ATGTTCACGTTGCACGGAAAGCATCGATTTCAAATGTTATCAATTGTAATCGCTTCCATTGTGGTGCTGCAGCTGCTTGCCGGTATGTTGCCGGCTCCGGCTCAGGCGGCTTCGGGCGTCCTTGTTCCGGAAGCGCTTACCGAACAGCCGGGCGGGAGCAGCAAGTGGGTCGTCGCGGGCGATTTCCAAGGCTGGAACCCTGCCTCTGAGGAAACGCGGCTGAAGCATCTGGTCGGCAATTATTATATGTTTTCCACCGTACTAACCAAGGGCCATCACGAATTCAAGCTGGTCAAGGACGGGAATTGGGATCTGGCAATCAGCGATGGAGGCAATAACTTCAGCATCGATTTGGCCGAGGATACGGTCGTCAACTTTTATGTGAACGAGGACCTCGATGACAAGGCCCGGATCAGCATCTCGAACGTGCATGGGCTCAAGCAGTACGTGCCGGCGCTGTCCACCGGCAAATGGCCGCGGCTCGTTGGCGACATTCAAACCGTTTTTGACGAAAGCGCATGGTCACCCGAAACGGCAAAACAGTTCTTTGTCGACTACAACTTTGATAACACCGTGTACAAGCTGCAGCGGACACTGCCTGCGGGCAGCTATGAGGCGAAGGTGACGTTCGGGCCGGATTGGAGCGAAAACTACGGCGCCGATGGAAGGGACGGGGCCAACCTGGCCGTGATGGTTCCCGAAGCGACGGAAGCCACGTTCAGCTTCGACCGCAGCAAGCTTTCGGTCACGCTCGCCACGAAAGGCTTCGACGGTTTGATCGACAGCTCGTCCATTTCGTTCGACAGCCGCTCGGTCACGTACAAGAAACCTTTCGGCGCGATCAAACAAGGCAGGGAGGATCTGACGCTGCGGATCGCCGCCAAGCAGGACGATGTGCAGTTTGCCAAAGTCGAGCTGAGCAACAGCGACAGTGTGTCCAGAACATTTCCGATGCACCGCGTCACAACGGTAAAAGGCCAGGATTATTTTGAAGTGACGATTCCAAAAACCGCTTTTACAAAAATCGGCATATGGGGCTATAAGTTTATTTTGGTGGACGGCGGGACGAAAATCGAATACGGCGACGATTCTTCCCGCGGGGCTGCGGGTTCCGTAACCGGCGATGGAGCCGTGCCGTACGACCTGACCGTGTATGACCTGAACTACAAGACGCCGGATTGGGTGAAAAACGCCGTTATTTATCAAATTTTCCCCGACCGGTTTTTCGACGGAAATAAGCACAATAACCGGGCCAAAACGGTTGACGGCGTCCGCGGCGCTCTTTCCCCAGAGGATGCGACCGTCAAAGGCGGGCAAAAGGTCCAATACTTCGACGACGGCGTACCCAGCGATCCGACCCCGGACCAGGTTTGGGGAGATTGGGAGACCGCGCCCGAGAATCCGGACCGCGTCCTGCCGGAGAACAAACCTTACTATCCGGACGCCAAGTCGGACGGCGCCTGGACGAATGAATTTTACGGCGGCGATATCCAGGGCATCAGCAAGAAGCTTGGCTATCTGAAGTCGCTTGGCATTACGGCTATTTATTTGAATCCCGTCTCTTGGGCGGCCTCCAACCACAAATATGACGCCACCGATTACGAGCATCTGGACCCGATGTTTGGCGAGCCGGTCTATACTAAACCGGCCCATCCGGAATCCGGCCTGGATTACGCGAAGACGCGGGCCAAGTCGGACCGCATTTACCAGCTGTTTGCGAAAAAAGCGCGCGAGCAGGGGCTGCATCTGATCAACGACGGCGTGTTTAATCACGTCGGCGACGATTCGATCTATTTTGACCGCTACGGCAAGTATCCGGAAATCGGCGCTTACGAGTATTGGGCGAAGGTTTATGACAAAATGGCAGCCAACCGCATCACGCAGGCGGAAGCGGAGAAGGCGGTGCGGGCGGAGTTTACAAGCAAAGTTAATCCGTTGACCGGAAAGAACTACAAATACCCGGACGATTTCGAATATATTACCTGGTTTACCGTTTCTCCCGAAAAAGTAAAAGACCGCGATGGCAGCAATTTGCATTACAAGTATGACGCCTGGTGGGGGTATGATTCACTGCCGGCGATGGATTCGAAAAGCCCGCAGACGGTGCCGACCGATTTCTTCCCTGCGGACAGCAAGGCGCTGCCGGGCGAGCATGAGTGGAACAATATCGGTCTCCGCGAACAGGTCATCGGTCATGATCTGACCGGCTTGTCCGATGCGGACGCCGACAAAGCGATGCAGAAGACCAACTCGCAGCGCTGGCTGTGGATGGGTTCGAGCGGATGGCGACTTGACGTAGCGCCGGAAGTATCCGCCGGTACGTGGAAGCAATTCCGCAAAGCGGTGAAATCCGCTGCAGGACGCATGGACGCGAACGGCAATCCGATTGAAGAACCGGTGCTGATCGGCGAAGAATGGGGCGTCGCAACAAGGTACCTGCTTGGCGACCAGTTCGATTCCGTCATGAACTACCGTTTCAGAGGGGCTGTTCAGGATTTCATCGGCTCCGGCAACGCGGAAAGAATGAACCAGGCTTTGGAATCGATCCGCGAGGATTACCCCAAGGAAGCCTGGCAGGCGATGATGAATCTCGTGGATTCGCACGATACGACCCGGTCGGTGACCAAGTACGACCATCCGGAGTGGGAAGAGGAGCATTTGAAAATCGCTCCCGCGGCAACGGACAAAGCGTTGAAGCAGCAAGCGCTGACAGCGATTCTGCAAATGGGCTACCCTGGCGCTCCGACGATTTACTTTGGGGATGAAGTGGGTCTCGAAGGCACGAAGGACCCCGATTCCCGCCGCGCCTTCCCGTGGGACCGGATCCAGGAGAGCGGGGACGGCTCTTTTAGCGGAGCAGGACGTTATCAGGAGCTGTTCGGTACGTATCAAAAAGCGGCCAATCTGCGCGGCAGCGCAGACGGTGAGGTGTTCCGCACCGGCGAGCTCAAAGTCGCTTTCGCCAAAGGCGACGTCATCGTTTATGCCCGCAAGAACGATACCAAGGGCGGTCTTGTCGCGATTAACCGCGGTGCCGGCAACGCCGAAATCGACGCGGAGGTGAGCGGATTTCTGCCGGACGGACTGGTCCTCGCCGACCGGCTCGGCAGCGGCGCTCAAGGTACGGTGACGGGCGGCAAAATTCATCTAACCGTTCCGGCGATGTCGGGCATGATGATGCTTTCGACCACAAACATCGCGGCCGTTCCGCAAGTGACCGGCCTTCAAGCCGCTGGGGGCAACGGCAGCGTGACCCTTACATGGGAGGCGGTTGCCGGCGCTGACCAATACCAGGTTTACCGCGCCGCGATCGAAGGCGGCGAGCTGCAGCTGATTGGAAGCGGTGTCCATGGGGCCGCCTTTACCGATACGAATGTGAACAACGGCACCAAATATTACTACACGGTTACGGCAAAAATCGGCCTGAATGAAAGCGTTCCTGGCGATATGGCCTCCGCTACGCCGGCATTTGCGATTCAAGCGGCCGAGTTCGTCAAGCAGGCTGACGATATGACCGTCGGCGTCGGCAAGATAACGTCCAAAATTCAAGTCAGCATCCGCGTACCCGGCTTAACCGACGACACCGTCTATTCCGGCAAGCCGGCGCCCGGCTTGATTACCCGGCTGATCCATTACCCGTCGTTCCTGTCTCCGGACCAGGCTTTGGAAACGAAGCTTTACTACGAAGCAGACGATGCGGCGGTTGGCTCGAAAATATATTCGGCTGCGTTCGAGCCGAAATACGCCGGGGCATATCGTTATGAGGCGCAGGTTTCTTCGGATAACGGCGAGACGTTCTTCAAATCACAGACCGTAACGGTTAATGTTTATGCGGATTCCGATGATACCGTCCCGCCGGCGGCGCCGGTTCTTGCGGATATCAATGTCGAATCCAACCTGGCCCATCTGAGATGGGAGCTGGACAATGCTTCTCCCGATACTGCGGGAATCGAAATTTACCGCAACGAAAACGGAGGCGACTATGCCTTGATCGCGACCCTCGGCAAAGAGGCCAAGGATTACGTCGATTATACGGTAAGCAACGATACGGCATACACCTATAAGGTCACGACCTTCGATATGGCTTATAACCGCAGCGATTCGGCGGAAAAGCCGGTCACGCCAAAGCTGGTCATGGTCGATGTGACGTTGCGTCTGCATTTGCCGCCTTATACGCCGACTACCGATGATATTACGATCGCCGGAGACTTCCAGGGCTGGAACGCGTCGTCCACCAAACTGCATGTGCCGAGCGGAGCGACCGACCGCAGCGTCGTCGAGTACAATTTTAAAATAATGGCCGGCAAAAAGATCGAGTACAAATATACGCGGGGCTCCTGGTCGACCGAAGCGTTCACCAGCCATGCTAGAGTAGAGAACGATACGACCGATCCGGGCAACTGGGCTTACAGCTCTACCGACACGAACATGAAGCTGACGATTGCCAACCAAGGCGACAACAAGCAGGTCGTGGACGATTATGTGCTGCGCTGGCTCGATATGCCTATGATGGTGTCGCTGCCGAGAACTTCCTACGGGGAAGACATCTCCTATACGACCGATGAGAGCACGATGAATTTGAAGGCCGTCGTTCCGTTCGGCGTCGCCTTCATGATTAACGGCAAGCCGATCCCCGAAGGCGCGATGGATGCCAGAGGGAACGTCGTCCTGAATAACATTCCGCTCGCCCCCGGGCTCAATACCTTTACGCTGCATATCGAACCGACGGCGGAAACGCTGGCCTTGCCGTGGTATACCGATAAGGGACGCGCCGATCAAGCGACGAAAACGTTGACGATTTCGGTGACGAGAACGAGCTAG
- a CDS encoding sugar ABC transporter permease: MNKTAKTIKLSGSYILLILLAVSFVYPIAWVVMSSFKFGDSLFSETFIPRRLTLQHYIDLFVEQKDKQVPYAKWYWNTLKVASISMVLGTFIQILTAYAISRFRFAGRKTVMSTILVLGMFPGFMSMIAIYIMLIQLDLLDTHFALILVYSAGAALGMFVAKGFFDTIPKSLEEAARIDGASHMTIFSRIVLPLSKPIITFIALTTFSGAWVDFIFARLILRSKENWTLAVGLFELVNSFTSTEFTLFAAGAVLASIPVALLFVFLQRFLVDGLMAGAEKG, from the coding sequence ATGAATAAGACGGCTAAAACGATTAAACTTTCCGGCAGCTATATTCTGCTCATTTTGTTAGCCGTTTCTTTTGTTTACCCGATCGCTTGGGTCGTCATGTCGTCCTTTAAATTCGGGGATTCGTTGTTCAGCGAAACATTCATCCCAAGGCGGCTCACCCTGCAGCACTACATCGACCTGTTCGTCGAGCAGAAGGATAAACAGGTTCCTTATGCAAAATGGTACTGGAACACGCTGAAAGTAGCCTCGATCAGTATGGTGCTGGGGACCTTCATTCAAATTTTGACGGCTTACGCGATTTCCCGCTTCCGTTTTGCCGGACGGAAAACCGTTATGTCCACCATTCTTGTACTCGGAATGTTCCCCGGCTTCATGAGCATGATCGCAATCTATATTATGCTTATTCAACTGGACCTGCTGGATACTCATTTTGCGCTCATTTTGGTCTACTCCGCAGGTGCCGCGCTCGGAATGTTCGTCGCCAAAGGCTTCTTCGATACGATTCCGAAAAGCTTGGAGGAAGCGGCAAGAATCGACGGTGCAAGCCATATGACGATTTTCTCCCGGATCGTGCTGCCTTTATCCAAGCCGATCATTACGTTCATCGCGCTAACGACGTTCTCCGGAGCATGGGTGGACTTCATTTTTGCGCGGTTGATCCTTCGGTCCAAAGAGAACTGGACGCTTGCTGTCGGATTGTTTGAACTGGTTAACAGCTTCACAAGCACGGAGTTTACGCTGTTCGCCGCGGGTGCGGTGCTCGCTTCTATTCCGGTCGCTTTGCTCTTTGTGTTCTTACAGCGATTCTTGGTGGACGGCTTGATGGCCGGAGCGGAGAAGGGCTGA
- a CDS encoding GerAB/ArcD/ProY family transporter — MNKQETVSSIQMAMLFLTYVTASAIVNIPAPLTGAAKNGAWISILLACTMGMLILACVLYLHRQYPGLTFIEYTRKAIGRWLTIIVAIPFLCSAFLQLANIVIDIGGFFSTSMLRSTPNYVVQSIFFFMAALTARAGIEVMARMSVLLIISMLGFVIAVLLMVSPYFHPDYLLPVMPNGIKPILHGAYIAYGFPYGEVTLFAAMLPFVRVKERPKIGKYLFLAIIVNGFTLLTSVVCSIMANGPLVGELKYSLFQLARLINIQEIIERIESVIGFSLIAGSYMKASIQLFILTNVLSQLLKLQDERLLTFPIAFVCLLLSLTMFKDEMEFVETVSVIWPLLLNVTYVLPLLLIVAVTLIKRMISAR, encoded by the coding sequence ATGAACAAGCAGGAAACCGTCAGTTCGATCCAGATGGCCATGCTGTTTCTCACCTATGTAACCGCTTCGGCCATCGTCAATATTCCGGCGCCGCTCACAGGCGCCGCCAAAAACGGAGCATGGATTTCAATATTGCTTGCATGTACGATGGGCATGCTTATTTTGGCTTGTGTCCTCTATTTGCACCGGCAGTATCCCGGACTGACTTTTATCGAATACACCCGTAAAGCGATTGGGAGGTGGCTGACGATTATCGTGGCCATTCCTTTTCTGTGTTCCGCGTTCTTGCAGCTTGCCAATATCGTGATCGATATAGGGGGATTTTTCAGCACCTCGATGCTGAGGAGCACGCCCAACTATGTGGTGCAATCCATATTTTTTTTTATGGCTGCGTTGACAGCCAGGGCAGGGATTGAAGTGATGGCCAGAATGTCCGTGTTATTGATTATCTCGATGCTCGGGTTTGTAATCGCGGTTTTGTTGATGGTAAGTCCCTATTTTCATCCGGATTACCTACTGCCGGTTATGCCAAACGGGATCAAACCGATTCTTCATGGCGCTTATATCGCATATGGGTTCCCTTATGGGGAAGTTACGTTGTTCGCCGCGATGCTCCCGTTTGTCCGGGTGAAAGAAAGGCCTAAGATCGGAAAATACTTGTTTTTGGCCATTATCGTCAATGGGTTCACGTTGTTGACATCGGTCGTTTGCTCGATTATGGCCAATGGGCCTTTGGTCGGCGAGCTCAAATACTCGCTGTTTCAGCTTGCGCGTTTGATCAATATCCAGGAAATTATCGAAAGGATCGAGTCCGTGATCGGATTCTCGCTCATCGCCGGTTCGTATATGAAAGCCTCTATCCAGCTATTCATTTTAACGAATGTTTTATCGCAATTGTTGAAATTGCAGGATGAGCGCCTGTTGACATTTCCTATCGCGTTTGTTTGCCTGCTTCTCTCGCTCACGATGTTCAAGGATGAAATGGAATTCGTTGAAACCGTCAGCGTAATCTGGCCCTTGCTCCTTAACGTTACATACGTTCTGCCGCTGCTTTTGATCGTCGCGGTCACGTTGATTAAACGGATGATCTCGGCACGATAA
- a CDS encoding ABC transporter ATP-binding protein, which yields MTLLEINEVTKLYKNGRGVRNVSFDLSRGDIFGLIGPNGTGKTTLLKMIMGLIRPDQGSIRIFGHSVTESYEQAIAQVGCIIETADAYDYMSAYDNLKLSARFYPDLAKTRIDQVLELVGLAPYKKERVRGYSLGMKQRLALASALLSNPQLVILDEPTNGLDIEGMVEVRHTIRQLALGQGITFLISSHLIHDLGMIANRIGIMNNGSLIRLGQVSELLPDETTLEQYVVTQIQTAKDANAYA from the coding sequence TTGACTCTATTGGAAATAAACGAAGTTACCAAGCTGTATAAAAACGGCCGCGGGGTCCGAAATGTCAGTTTTGATCTGTCTCGGGGAGATATTTTCGGATTGATCGGCCCTAACGGCACAGGCAAAACAACGCTGTTAAAAATGATCATGGGATTAATTCGGCCCGATCAGGGAAGCATACGCATCTTCGGGCATAGCGTGACGGAATCTTACGAACAAGCCATTGCACAGGTAGGCTGCATTATTGAAACAGCCGATGCCTATGACTATATGAGCGCGTACGATAACCTGAAGCTGTCGGCCCGTTTTTATCCTGATCTTGCAAAGACCAGAATCGACCAGGTTCTCGAGTTGGTCGGTCTTGCCCCATATAAGAAGGAACGGGTGAGAGGCTATTCGCTCGGCATGAAGCAGCGATTGGCGCTGGCCTCTGCATTGCTTTCGAATCCGCAGTTGGTCATTTTGGATGAACCGACCAATGGTCTCGATATTGAAGGAATGGTCGAAGTCCGCCATACAATCCGGCAGCTGGCTCTCGGACAGGGCATTACATTCCTCATTTCCAGCCATTTGATCCACGACTTGGGCATGATCGCAAACCGCATCGGGATCATGAATAACGGCAGCCTGATCCGTCTTGGGCAAGTGAGTGAATTGTTACCCGATGAGACGACCCTCGAGCAGTATGTCGTGACGCAAATTCAAACGGCGAAGGATGC
- a CDS encoding Ger(x)C family spore germination protein has protein sequence MRSFAAFTLSILSLFLFTGCWDKAELTEFGYVQAVAIDQNEEGKIEFTSHLYKPARGGEGGGPAGKSGGGDSAFSIKTKGDTVFEADRDVNTQLGRKTKWDHMRVILIGEELARKRKVGEVLDMFSRNHEPRATVSVLIAKGKASDILNIKPYIEHTIGQQLRKMEENSARFTAKTSLTRLHDLAIQLKSETGVAVVPYINSNNSPKKISVEGIAVLKKGKVAGSILTPTISEQLLMLTNKYKSGIIEFPCTGATEEKMKTKESLEIMLLNTKLTPTVKKNEITVRVMTKIKGAVGELRCSTLKTEEDEKRFEENIEKSVERNLRKAISVFQKRKVDVLGIGDKLYKKNPGLWKQLKPDWNERFAEIRFEVHADVKVLNSGMNVGTPFSKGGE, from the coding sequence ATGAGATCGTTCGCGGCATTCACACTTTCGATTTTGTCATTATTCCTGTTTACCGGGTGCTGGGACAAAGCGGAATTGACGGAATTCGGGTATGTCCAAGCGGTTGCGATCGATCAGAACGAAGAAGGGAAGATTGAATTTACATCACATCTTTATAAACCGGCCAGAGGCGGGGAAGGCGGCGGGCCAGCCGGAAAATCGGGAGGGGGAGACTCAGCGTTCAGTATCAAGACAAAAGGCGACACCGTCTTCGAAGCCGATCGTGATGTCAACACCCAGTTGGGACGCAAAACCAAATGGGATCATATGCGAGTCATTCTCATCGGTGAAGAACTGGCAAGGAAACGAAAAGTCGGAGAAGTTCTCGATATGTTCTCGCGGAATCATGAACCGAGGGCGACCGTCAGCGTGTTGATTGCCAAAGGAAAGGCGAGCGACATTTTGAATATAAAACCGTATATTGAACATACAATCGGGCAACAATTGCGGAAAATGGAAGAAAACTCTGCCCGCTTTACAGCAAAGACATCATTAACCCGGCTGCACGATCTCGCTATTCAATTAAAAAGCGAAACGGGCGTCGCTGTAGTCCCTTATATAAATAGCAACAATTCGCCGAAAAAAATTTCTGTGGAAGGGATCGCTGTGCTAAAAAAAGGAAAGGTAGCAGGGAGCATCTTGACGCCGACAATTTCCGAACAATTATTGATGCTGACCAACAAATATAAAAGCGGGATTATTGAATTCCCCTGTACCGGCGCAACCGAAGAAAAGATGAAGACCAAGGAATCGTTAGAGATCATGTTATTGAACACAAAATTAACGCCTACGGTCAAGAAAAACGAAATCACCGTCCGAGTAATGACTAAAATCAAAGGAGCGGTCGGCGAGCTCCGCTGTTCCACCTTGAAAACCGAAGAAGATGAAAAACGTTTTGAGGAGAACATTGAAAAAAGCGTGGAGCGCAATTTACGGAAAGCGATATCGGTTTTTCAGAAGAGAAAAGTGGATGTGTTAGGAATTGGCGATAAACTATATAAAAAAAATCCCGGGTTATGGAAACAGTTGAAGCCTGATTGGAACGAACGTTTTGCCGAAATCCGGTTTGAAGTCCATGCAGACGTGAAAGTGCTGAACTCAGGGATGAACGTCGGTACCCCGTTCTCGAAAGGCGGAGAATAA